The Pogona vitticeps strain Pit_001003342236 chromosome 7, PviZW2.1, whole genome shotgun sequence genome segment GGGGTGCTACCGTGGGGTATTCTGTCTTCTGGGAGGAGCAAAGAGTTTTGAAGGACCGATTTGGGGGGCTCGTTTTGGGTGGAGGGGTGACCCGTGGCTGGCGGAGCAGAATCTTGTCAAGAAGGTCACTGGAATCATGGATGCTAAAACCAGCGAACAACCCCTTTCACCCAGCGACTTGAGTGGTCTTGAGTTGTAGCCACTAAGAGACGGAAGAGGAGTTTGTGGGGAACTTGGTTCAGTTggccaatttcttttttaaagagaaaaaaaaacattcctttttttccttttttttctgtttttcttttccagaatgaGGTGGTGATGGATCGATTTTCggggaggcgggcgggcgggcgggagcgTAGCCAGGCCTGGATACTTACTTAGTATTTCTTCTTAGAAATATCTGATAATTCTATCCACAGTGTTTTCTGTACACTGCTAACGTAtgcagcatttgaaaaaaaaaaaacggatgTAATAAAATGCTCTCAACAAACtgggtttctctctctcgctctggaTTCCCCTTGATTTGCATTTGGGCTGGAcagctttgcttctttttttgacAAGGGAGGGGGGTCCCGGATGTGTGTTGATTCTCTCGTTGCAGGTTTCTGCTGCTTCTGAGCTACAGAGGCAGGACGACAGACGGATCCCCATAAGGTGGAGACGAAACATCAGCAAAGACGGCAATGGGCTGCTTTTATTCGGAGGGAGACCCATTTTTTTGCCACACCGTGTGCCAGCCTGTGAGTCACACACGGTTCCTTAGCTATTTATTCGAATCCTAGACTAATGGAGTCGGAAAGGAGGGGGGCTTCTGAGGCCAACGAGTCCAAAaacccttatttattttttacttaatTGTTTAAATGTATCCACCCCTGTCTTTCCTCCCAGGGGGTTCAAGGCGATGTACGGTTGCTCAAAAACGCAATCCGGCCTGGCCCAAGGTGGCAGACTTGGAGGAGCTTAGaaaaacttactttaaaaaaaaaacatggccagGTTTCAAAATCCCTGAGCGCCAGTGCAAAGCACATAGAAAGGTTACTTGAGGCACAACAGATCCCATCATCCCCCCAGCCAGCCTGCGTAGTTgggaaaatggcttttaaaaatatttacagctCAGAAACCAGGAGGGCCAGTGGTCcaccaaaaaaaagtaacttttccaggcgcTGAATGGCATTCACCGCTCAGCTTGAGAAAGTCCTCACAACGGGCTTTTTTCCTGTGCCTTTGGCGCCATCTCGTGGGCAAACTCTGTCACAGCAGCCCCTTCCTATTGCCTCTTAACAGGGATTAAGAGATGCGTGGAGGGCGTTTGATGTTACAGAGATTGGAAGGGTCTTCATTTCAGGAGGCCCTtggactacaacaaccatcatctcTGGCCAAGTTGGCTTAAAgtaggcagaggaaaaaaaaccaagggCGCCATCTGGAGCTCGTGGGAGGAATggcaggcttttttaaaaaggcagctccAGAAGAAATGAAgacagcgcggggggggggggaatacatttCCCTTGCATTGGTGAGCACAGTTGTGTCAAATCACACCCTTGGGGAGCTGATTTATCACTTGCACACCTTGGTCTCCGTGTGACATTTTGTTTTTTCATATTTCCAGCTGGGCCACAGTTAATATTTAACTGCCCCGGAGCCCGATAGCACGTCGGACACAGAGCTTGGACGCCTTCTGAGTCTCACCGTGTTATTTCTGGatgtatttaatttgttttgtttgctcacAGTTGCTCAGCAAAAGTCCTCTTTGATCCGAAGGGCTGCTTCCCGCTAGGCGAGGAAAGAGGAAGCCGACCGTTTTCCTTTGAGGCTTCGACCGGCTTCGCGTCGGTTCCCACTCCTGGCGTCTCCCCTTTCCAAAACCTGTGCCGTGCTGGGTCTCCTGAAAAAAAGTCGAAGGTACTGTgaaatggatttttttgggggggggaagaaggggaaaCCTCCCCCCCCGGGTGGCGGGTGGAGGTACTGACATCTTGAGAAAtcaaaaacaaatagaaaaagtTCTGATCGGAGTCGCAGCTTTCTTTCCCCACTAAAACACTAGAAAATCGGCAAGCTTCCACGTTGTACAGAAGTCTTCAGGTTGAGGAAAGGGTGACGTTTGAGAGAactgggaaggaagggaaatttttttaaaaatccttgccATTATCCTTGTAGGAGAAGACTGGCTTGGAAAAGAGGTGGAGGAGATAGGACTCTCTTTAGGCCGGAGGCTGGCCGTCGGTGTCGGCCGAGATGCGGACAGGCCCTTTCAGTAGGAAAACATGGCGCCTGCCCAGCCCCACAGGAGGGTAACCTTAGGTGTGGGAGCTGAAAAGCAGGTGAATCATGCTTCACGTGGGAGAAAAAAAGCTTTCCTGCCACGCCGTCTCCTCCTCTCCGTTTCAACGTCCAGGCAGTGGCCTAAATGTTTTGTTTATCCTTCTTTTGCTCAGGCAGCTGCCGGTCCAAATGAAGCCACGAATTTGATCCGAGAGGGAGAAGGGGTGTCCCGTCCCACCCACTTCCATGAGTGACGCCTGCAAAGGATGTTGGAGGCCGGCACGCTTTGAGCCCGGAAGCCTTCGGGAAGGGTCCTGCTGAGGCCAAGTCTGCTTCCGACGGGGCCAAAGGGACACCACGGCTGGTCGATCTTGTAAGAGCCATCCACTTCTGATGGAGCCATGGGCCAGATCCTCGGGAAGGTCTCCCACGATCCCCGGATCCCCGCGGCATTTCGGCTCCTCTCCTCCTGGCTTGGCGTCGGCTTGGACGGACAGCTCTCCGGATCAAGAGGCATCTTCTCTGAAGCCCGTCCGGCGTTTCCTTCCCCCGTCGTGGAAGAACGCTTTCCGGGGATGGTGGAGACGGCCCCAGGCCGAGACCTCCCTTCCGACCTACACCCCAAAAGATTTCCGGAGCTCTCCACCGGTGTCCCCGGTTTTGGAACGCCCAAAGAGGATGGTGTCTGAGGGCCTCGAGAGCCTCAGCAAAGACACGAAGCAGGGAAGCGTCAGCAGTGGAGATGATGATGAGAAGGTCCCCCTGGCCTCCTCCACCGATCAGCAGTCGGGCAAGGCGGTGCCGACCCCCAGGAGCCAGGGTGGGAGGTCCACTCCTCCCCCGGGCTACCAGGGGAAGCTCGAAGCTTACGAGAGCAAGTACGCCTACATGAAATCGTGGCCGGGCCtcctgaggctgatgggagctcTGGAGCTGATCTTGGGCGGGATGGCTTTTGCCTGCACAGCCGCTTATCTCCAGAAGGACTACCAGTGGTCCCAGCTCTACGGGGGTGGCCAGTGGCCCTATGGCGGGGCCGTGGGTGCCGGGTACAGCTACTACGGCCCGATGACGGCCTTTGTGCTGGCGGTGGCCAGCCTGGCGTGGCTGGTGACCGTCATCCTGCTGGGCCTGGGGGTGACCATGTACTACCGGACCATCCTCCTGCGGGCGCATTGGTGGCCGCTGACCGAGTTTGGCCTCaacctcttcctctccctgctcTACCTGGCCGCCTCCCTCGCCTACGTCCACGACATCAACCGCGGGGGCCTCTGCTACTCGCTCCTCGCCGCCAACCCGCTGGTGGCGGCCATCTGCCGGGTGGGCGGGGGCCAGGTGGCCGCCCTCACCTTCCTCTTCCTGAACACCTTGCTCTACCTGGCCGGCGCGCTCGTCTGCCTCCGGATGTGGAGCCACGAAGGCGGCCGGAGGGGCCCGCCAGTGCAGGTGACGCCCCGAGACCCCTCAGGTGGGCGGGCGAGGGCGAGGGGTTCCCCGGGATCGGCCCAGCGGTGGGATTTGGGGATTTCTCCCTGGTGCATGGTGTTCtccatctctccctcctccttccgcAGCCAAAGCTTGTCCTCTTGCGAGAGGCCCCCAAGCCTGCAGCCTCCTTGGGGGCCACCCCTCGGCCTCCCGGGACGTCCATACGGCGGGTGGAGTTCTCCGAGAAGAGTGAGGATCCGGAGAGGCTGAATTACGCCATCCCGACCGGATACAACCCCAAGCCTCACATCGTCCCGGATTATATTATGTAAGTCAGGAAGAATCCGTCTCTTGGGGTGTAACGCTCCTTGTTTCTGGGGCTTCTCTTTGGCCAGGTCGCCGTTGAAAGCCCGGACACAGGATCTTTCCAGGTTTATGTTCTTCCCGGTGAAGGACAACTCCCGGTGGCCTCTGGCGGGCCTTTTCAGCTGGAGCAACTTGATTTATTTCCTTGATTGAttgagttaaaatatttttaccccgcctttttctccttaaaaagggcccagaTTATATataaaagccaaaaacagtaagtgtacagatatttttttaaaaaattaagcaagtAGTGTATTAAAAACGGAAAATAAGATGGtactaaaaatgcatttaaaagcaaCCGGGCGCCATTAtcccattgggggaaaaaaaacttgaaatcTCCAAATGGATTCAAGATCACGTGCAGAGTTTTTCCACATTTCTCTAACCAAGGCTTTCAGCccagataggaaaagttactttttcagattcTAACTTTCTGAATCCTGCCTTCCTACGTGGAAATTGtcatgttaaaaaacaaaacaaaactggaactttCTTTCCAAGGTTTAGGTAAAACTAGAGATGTACAATTTTTGAAAATTTCCAATTTTTTCCCTGGGAAAAAACACTTCTTttccttggggtttttttttaatggaactttttggaaattttacaagTCTTGGCAAAACGGTGTGGTCCAAATTCTATCAATACACAATCTTTTTCTCTCGCCACCTCCGAAAGCGTGTTAGGGAAGACACTGGCATGCAAATCTTGCCCCAGCTGGGAGGGTCAGATGGATGCCCTCGGGGGGTCCCCTCTCAAACTTCCTGCGCTTCCAGGAAAAGACACCTCCTAAAGTTGCCTTTCCGCTCTTCCTTCCACCAGGAAGTACCCGGCCGTCAGAAGCACAGAGGAGCGGGAGAAGTACAAAGCCGTCTTCAGCGATCAGTACGGCGAATACAAGGAACTTCACCGTGAGATCCAGGCAGCCCTGCAGAAGTTCAGATTGCTGGACGAGGCTATGGCCAAGCTGCCCCGCCGGTACCAGAGCCAGAAGGTGGGTCTCAATCCCTCTCAGACCTTCCagatcgctctctctctctctctctctctctctctctgtgtcttctgCTGGATGGGGATTCTGGGCCTTGTAGTCCAAGGCTTTCCAGGGGAGCTGCTGCCCGTCTGAGCAAGACGGGGCCAACAAGAGGGCTCTGTGGCTCCTGGCTTGCattcccggaaatcctggcccgTTCCGCGAGCGGTGGAGGCTTCTGGCAGGGGTCTTCTTGTGAGAAAGCTGACGGGAGGCTTTTCCCCTCCCACAGGAGCAAAGGCGTGCCTCGGCTTTGCGGAAAGAATACGAACGCAAGAAGAAGGTAAGGGCGGAAAAGCCAGGGCTAAAAATGTCCGGAAAAGCCTTCTTCGTTCTCCTTGAtggctctttctcccccccccccagcctgcctTGTAGGGCTGGTGCGGTGGAGCGTTGCTGATTTATGATTCATTTATTAAAATGGTCTGGAGAAATATCTCATAGCCGGGCCTTTAAGCAGCTGTGGGTCCTGTTGAACGTGGGTCTGGTTTAGGGACGGCCCTGGATGTGTTCAAGGGCAAAACCAAGGGGCAAGATCGTTCCATGTATGCACCCCGAAAAATAACCTTCAGCCCCATCAGGAATGAGAAGGATGTAGGTCCCGAACTGCTGGCGTTGAACATCGGCTGGACAGCCAACCAACCCGGCAGgaaatggaagggagggagggctcagCCGACTGGCGGTCCCCGTTGGGGGAGCTTGCAACCCCTCGGCCGGGTTTTATGTCTCCCTGGGTCTGATctcataagacataagacataagacataagaaatttatttgtcattgcgctcacaagtgggtgcaacgaaatgaggtgctcttccccaaggtaaaactggacaacactacaaaaaaaagttaaaatatacacaactttcaccatccaaatatagataccctgttttctctcagcaattaaaatccaccaaaaacctatggttTTTGCTTGCAACCCCTCGGCCGGGTTTTATGTCTCCCTGGGTCTGATCTCGAGGCCTTGCTGGAAAGAGCTGGGGCTCCCCCACACTCCAAGTGGCTGGTTgggtgggaaaggaaggaggagaaagagagaaatggagagagaCCAGCGCTGCAACATTTAGTTGCCATACGCCTGACCCGTGCTTCTCTTGCACATTTTTACAGCCCAGCCCTCGGCGCTGGGGGAAGTTGGAGGGCTGCTCTGGAGCAGGGTGGAAGcgtggtggttttttaaaaattgtgcttttccttcaccccaccctcccccgtCTGCTACCTGCTCCCCCCAACCCCGACTCCAAACCTCTCAAGGACCCGGCTTTCCTGGAGAAGCAAGAGCGTTGCGAATACCTGAAGAGGAAGCTGGCTCACCTCAAGGGCCAGATCCAGGCCTACGACCGTGAGAACGGCGAGGGAGGCTCCTCCGTCTACTTCTGACTTacgcctcccccccctcccccaagcggGCACGGaacagctctcccccccccaaaaaaaactaccCGATGTTTCTCTTTGCTGAAAATGGGgagggtttattttttttcagggCCGGTGAGAGGGGAATCTTTCTTCAGAGAAAACCCACTGCTCTCTGGACAAGGAAAGCTTTTCTGCATTTGGGGACAGTTTCGGAAAGACTGTTTCCCATTGGGACgagcattaaaaaagaaacccgTCTTAGGATTTGTAGCAGGATGGCATAAACTCTCTCCCAGCTGAGggctgtgtttattttattttatttcatgggctgaaaataaaagaggaatAATGCTATAAGGAACCATGCCATGAATGAGCTTTCTCCCCGAGAAAACGTTGTCACGAATAGAGACAAGGGATTTCCATTTTTGAGCACCGCAATGAGTAACGGGAGGagggcttgtttttaaaaacacacaacccccatcatcccctcactgcctgtttttttcttccccccctggGGACGATGGGAGGGGCTGTTCCCTTTTGGGAAGTGGAGGCAACCACAAAGTTTGGAAGCCTCCAGGGACTGATTAAGTAAACCGATGGAGGGGAGGCTTAATCTTTCCAGCTTTTCCCACCCCGCCAACCCCTCGGTCTTCAAAGGCTGAGCCCTGCAGAGTTGCATTCCAGTCTCAGAGTCATGaggtggctggggaggggggcagagcgGACATGGCAACGTCCACACATACACCACGCACAAAACCGGGCTGGCCCTGGGCAGAAGCGGTCCACTGGATGAGCCAGCGCAGCTTGGCCACTTCCCCAGAGCAGTTTTGCACCCTGGGCTTGACAGGAACACGTCAGGCGTGGCGCCCTCGCCTCTCCGGGTCATTTCACCTTTCTCGATTCTCCTCCACACCTAGGGAATTAGGGACTCCCAGCAGTGGCTAGTAGGtggaaaaaccaaaacaaccacCCAAGGCATCTATTTTTTGATATGTGGGTTTGTTGCAGGAGGCTCTGAACTTCTGGGAGCAAGAAGGTGAGCCAGGAAGACATTTTAAAGGGAATGGAGTAAAACTGAGAAACAGTGGAAGAAACTTAAGGGCAAAAACCGGGAAGATGCCAGCCATGGAACGGGAAGCAAAAAAgtgcagattgttacagctgatcattcaggataaaatggaggaggagaatctgTTGGCCAAAGAAGTTACTCTTATCTATTTCCTTTTGGGGGGTAATTAAGTTGGACAAAGTTACTCTTGTATTTCCCTTTTGTGTAGTTAAGTTACCTGGAAAAAATTCCTCTTTTCATTGTTTTGTGTAATTAAGGCCTAGTCAAGTTATGTTTTGGAAATACTGGGACTTTTATGCTCAGGTGGCAAAcgcaacacccacccacccccaagtgGCCCCGAGTCTGTCCCGGCCACGTCGGCCAGGAAGGAGCGGGCGTTCCAAGGGATTAAAAGCTTAGCAGCTGGTTTGTGTTGTGTTCTTTGCTTCCTCACTCCGGGTGGCCGCTTGGCAGAGGCCGGGCCGGCGCTTTCCGGCACCGACGCTCTCGGTGCAGACGGATGCAGGACGAGACGGAGGTCCACCCCGCCTGGAGGTGTCGGCTCCGATTTTGCACGCTGGACTAAAGACGCGGCCGCCAAGccctggagcagaagggggtaaGCGAGGAAGGAGGGTTTTGAAGCTTTCAGGACGTGgttttctgcccccccctccctgccttgccAGGCTCTTGGATATGTGCGTACGTCTATGTTCAGCCTTGTACCAACCGCCCGCGGTCTCCAAAGTTGGCACCGACGTGCGCGGCCGTGGCCTcctgcccagagagagagaactattgTGCGCTCCAAGTAATGATTAAACCTTCCGCTTGGGCTTTAAAGGGAGGAGCGCAAGGTGTAAAGGGGAAGACCGAGAAAAGAAGAATCATCTAAACACCAaggtgtgtttttctctctcgcTCGCTTTTTCTCTAGGAGGGGGACGCCTTCGGTTTCAGTCAACACCTTCCCCTTGGATCGCCCACGAATCGGATTCCAGAGACCCTGCAGTGGAAGAGAAAAACCTGCCCTTTCTTGGGGCCCCCTTGAAAATAATGAGCACCCCCACGGCCAGCGGGTAGCGGCCTGCCCTCCGAGAACCACCGAGAGGTTGTTGGGCTGACCCAGGTAAGGACGGCGAAAGGGTGGATGGTGTTTCCAGAGGTGGGCTGTGTTTTCCTGCCCACATCTGTCTGCTCTGGAAGGAAATGCCCTTCCTGATGCCCTAAAAATGTCCAGATTTGTTGAAATAGGGGACGaccgtgtgtctgtgtgtgtgtctgtgtgaacgTTTCACAAATCAGTGGTGTGGACACCCTTGGGGGTACATCGCCCCGTTCTGGTGCCCAGGAGAGaacaaagctgggggggggagtaaggAGGCAGGAGGGGGCAACCCTGAAAACATCATGGGGCAAGAGAGATTGCCCGCCCCCAGCAAGGAAAGGGAGACGAGGGGAAAAAAGTGCATAAAAATTTTGGAATGGGGGTGAAAATAGAGGCGAAGGGAGAGCCAAGAAGTTGGCTTCCTGCTCCCCTAATCTTGGGTGTTAACGGGGTGAAAGCTGCAGGAGAGAGATGGCGAGAGACTCCTCACAGGaaaggaaacggggggggggggcttctcacAGCCCTTGAAGGGACTGGACAAGGTGGAGTTTGGTCATCATCCATCACAGTGAAAGGTTTGCCAGACACGTTCTCCCCACCCCCTCGAAATAACACTGCATGGCGTCCGATGCCCTTCGGTCGGTAGATATTTTTTCTGCCCGCCGAGCGCGCCCTCCCTCCCTGGTCTTGCAGGTTTAAGTTCCACCTGCTCTTGAGCAGGACCAGCCTTCCCTTTTGGGCAGAGCCAGGCGGCAGCCTCAGGCAGCCCAGAACAGGAGGCGGCGGCATGGGTGTTTCAAGGAGGGAGCGGCACTCGAGGCAACCCCGTGTCCTTTGCCCTCTCAGCGCTCCTGCCCCCATTGGGTGTGGTGTGGAGTGGGTGTGGGCACCCTTGAGAACTAGGGCTTTCCCGTCCCAGTAGCCTTTTCACATGGATGGTGGGAACTGTaatccctccctccaccctcaaAAGGCGCTTCGCCCCCCCGTCTCTGCTGCTCTCAGCCTTGCCAGGGGAGGCTCAGTTGCCAGAGCTGTGGAACGGGAAGGGTGTCCTTTGGGGATATCCGAAGGCCATCTAGACTCGCCCCGTGGGGTCTTTTCTCCCTCCTGCTCTCACCTCTGAGGGTTTTTATCCAAACGTTGGCGCtcccggtctctctctctctcccccccccgcatccccCTCTTGCCCTCCTCCACCAAGTCCTCTCCCCTTTTTCCTATCCACGTCAAACCTCGGGCGAAGACGAGGGCCAAAACGCCGCAGGGGATTCCTTCAAAGCCCTGGCTGACCTTCTGGGGGAAAGGAGagcagggaggggaggaaaaatccCCCAAACAATAAACGTCAATGAAAATCCCAGCCTCGCAGGCAgaaagcaaaatccaaaggaaaccTGGCAAGGCCAGGAAGGCGGAAGTGAGGCTGCTCAGGGAGGAAGCCGCCATGGGGCTGGGTGTGGGAGAAATGCACTCATTATCCCCCAGATATCACCCCCACACACTCCAGGGCGTTGTTGAAAAACCCGTGTTTGTTCCCTTTCCTGCAAGCTCAGAGGGGGACGACGGGGAGAGGCTGCAAGTTGGccccttaaaaaagaaaatccaccTTATCTCAGCTTCCAGCTGCATTGCAGCGAAGGAGGCCTGCTGTTCTTTTCTTGTTATTCTTACAGTTTTATCCATATAATTATCAGAACTAAAGCATTTTTGACTGCCGTCCCCAATGAAACGATTTCTCCGAGCATGAATCAGAACAGGGAGAATAACCGCTAGGAATTTGAGGCTTCCCCAAGCTCCTCCTCTTTTATTAttcatgattattattgttagttCTTAGTGCCCGAAGAACTCAACCTTTGGTGCATTAAAAAGCACCCGTTTGCACAGATGTTGGAAAGAGAACAGAGTTCCCTGCTGGACACGATACGAAAGGAAATAGGGTGGAGGAGGGCAGAGGAAAGTGCACCGCGGCAGGGATCCTGTTTCTTTGGGTTGAGGAGGGGGTTCGGGTTACGGGAAAAAGCGAGGCTGAAAGCAGAGAGACCCTTGTCTACGCTCCTAGGGGAACCTGTATCTATGAATTCCACTGGGGTTTGGTTTTAACTCCATGGAGATCAAATTTATGGCTCTCTCCGTCCCCCCTTTTTCACTGCAAGGTAGGACGGGACCAAGGCCATCGAGTGAGTTTCCCGTTTCTGTCGGGGGCTCAAATCTGGATTTTTCCCAGATTCCTGGCCGTGCCTATATTCCTTTTAGAGCAGCAGATCATGGCTAAAGGCTgcctttttctccattttttttaaagcatggccCTGAATGGACCATGGGAACAAGGCTGTGTTTAGGTTTTGCACTGTTTTTTTGCCTCCCTGTGTGTTGGGGGAAAACAAAGGCAGGCAGGTGGAGCGTGTCCGTGCCAGGATTTGGGGCCGGGGCAGTGGGGGAGGCGGTCTGTGTTTGGCCGGGGAAGAAGTTCTGTGTGCTCAaaggcagctgccaagaaagagagagagagttaaaaaagaggaaaacacaacCCGATTACTTATTTATCAGATGAAAGCTGAGCTTTCGGTTCGCCTGGGCTTTTGTGCGTTTGAGAGTTGTGCTTTCAAGGGACTGCAAAAGCAACACACAcccaggaggcaggcaggcaagcaagcagacGGCTGCCGCGGAGAGGCACCCAGAAGGACCTCGGGCAGGCTGAGCGGCTGTGCCAAGGGGTGGCGGCGGGCGTGACCTCTGCGGGAACAGCCTGGTCGGCAACTGGCCGCTCTTGGGGTAAAAGGGGGGGaggcatttttcttttgttgtggggAGAAGAACCGGGTCGTGCCGCATTGATCCTGAGCAAGCAAAAGGATGAGGAGCTTGGCTCTGAGGTCTTTCaatcctccctttctccctcctctttctttcctccgcttttttcctttaaattcatgtt includes the following:
- the OCEL1 gene encoding occludin/ELL domain-containing protein 1 → MEPWARSSGRSPTIPGSPRHFGSSPPGLASAWTDSSPDQEASSLKPVRRFLPPSWKNAFRGWWRRPQAETSLPTYTPKDFRSSPPVSPVLERPKRMVSEGLESLSKDTKQGSVSSGDDDEKVPLASSTDQQSGKAVPTPRSQGGRSTPPPGYQGKLEAYESKYAYMKSWPGLLRLMGALELILGGMAFACTAAYLQKDYQWSQLYGGGQWPYGGAVGAGYSYYGPMTAFVLAVASLAWLVTVILLGLGVTMYYRTILLRAHWWPLTEFGLNLFLSLLYLAASLAYVHDINRGGLCYSLLAANPLVAAICRVGGGQVAALTFLFLNTLLYLAGALVCLRMWSHEGGRRGPPVQPKLVLLREAPKPAASLGATPRPPGTSIRRVEFSEKSEDPERLNYAIPTGYNPKPHIVPDYIMKYPAVRSTEEREKYKAVFSDQYGEYKELHREIQAALQKFRLLDEAMAKLPRRYQSQKEQRRASALRKEYERKKKDPAFLEKQERCEYLKRKLAHLKGQIQAYDRENGEGGSSVYF